GCTGCCCATGCCGAGCATCATGACTTCCTTTTCCAGGCCCGCCGCGCTGCGCAGCTCGGGCGCGATCAGGACGCGGCCGCTGCCGTCCATCTCGACATCGGAGGCGTTACCGAGGAAAATGCGCTGCCACGCCCGGGCCGACATCGGCCAGGCGGCGATCTGTTCGCGGTGTTGTTCCCATACCGGGCGCGGGAAGAACAACAGGCAACCATGCGGGTGTTTCGTGAGCGTCATACGGCCTTCGCACTGCTGGATCAAGGCGTCGCGGTGCTTGGCTGGGACGGACATCCGCCCTTTCGCATCGAGATTGATCGCTGACGCGCCCTGAAACACGTTTTAC
The genomic region above belongs to Massilia forsythiae and contains:
- the mraZ gene encoding division/cell wall cluster transcriptional repressor MraZ yields the protein MFQGASAINLDAKGRMSVPAKHRDALIQQCEGRMTLTKHPHGCLLFFPRPVWEQHREQIAAWPMSARAWQRIFLGNASDVEMDGSGRVLIAPELRSAAGLEKEVMMLGMGSHFEIWDAARLAADEATAVAGGMPDALSNFSF